In a genomic window of Strix aluco isolate bStrAlu1 chromosome 3, bStrAlu1.hap1, whole genome shotgun sequence:
- the CHGB gene encoding secretogranin-1 isoform X8 produces the protein MTHIYKSWLAAHRGRGVSTLPVEKDHIEEMITRCIVEVLSNALSKPNAPPINPECKEILKKSGRNDRERNENKQLEVRHLKESEEIEKHHTGSVEKEQSQAEEESKKYMKGSDEEKLAHEEDKSREEEDGHQTPIQEERLHTEEKKHDQEIRREEEKSYHSEEESKESKRHDEEVERAVPNKKSPSGGTSTEEFPDGDDQHPTGHWHSEGGMQSPYKRIHEGEEGEAEEERSEKYHHESKERDFSHQQEHEEYDESEETEEKKQPYKPKRYHGEHRMGDSSEEKRGRGGEEEGLAEESNTEEAHLWDKGNHHQKHREESEQQREEKSGSHGRHRAEEVEEKRHTDQGREEYRERWQQSEESSEEENKRHHHSEESSEKWHDERRHRSEGRMYPGDESEEELVRYLGGGSKEKQHRAGGRYRLWDSEGEGSQKAYAQERKGQARRHYSAEDSVEQQRYPGSSEEEEKEEVEQKHQSSDQMENEEENMEEGRYAEREEYRSRLPAENEKRTTASYSSFYPLLWWKSRHFEKRESTGQQRLEGKGEGRPTLNEKSLFPEYNDYDLWEKKQILSALNHGRAEKRNLGKMNRYDMKRQYNKMDQLAELLNYRKKSSEFPELYNSGEDLKNHHIIRNNRRSLNQRPLTGEEEKELENLAAMDLELQKIAEKFNDNRRG, from the exons gtGTCAGCACACTTCCAGTGGAAAAAGACCATATTGAAGAAATG aTAACACGGTGCATAGTGGAAGTTCTGTCCAATGCACTATCTAAGCCAAATGCACCACCAATTAATCCTGAATGCAAAGAAATCCTGAAGAAGA GTGGTAGAAATGACAGAGAGAGAAACGAAAACAAACAACTTGAAGTGAGGCATTTGAAAGAGTCAGAAGAGATTGAAAAACATCATACTGGTAGCGTGGAGAAAGAACAGAGTCAGGCAGAAGAGGAATCTAAAAAGTACATGAAAGGAAGCGATGAGGAGAAACTTGCTCACgaggaagataagagcagggaagaggaggatGGACACCAAACACCTATTCAAGAAGAGAGACttcatacagaagaaaagaaacacgATCAGGAAatcagaagagaggaggagaagagctaccacagtgaagaagaaagcaaagagagcAAGCGTCATGACGAAGAGGTAGAGCGTGCTGTTCCCAACAAGAAGTCCCCGTCTGGAGGCACGAGCACAGAGGAGTTCCCTGATGGGGATGATCAGCACCCCACGGGCCACTGGCATTCAGAGGGGGGAATGCAGAGCCCTTACAAAAGAATTCATGAAGGTGaagagggagaggcagaggaagagagaagtgaaaaATACCACCATGAGTCTAAGGAACGTGATTTCTCCCATCAGCAAGAGCATGAAGAATATGATGAGAGTGAAGAAACAGAGGAGAAGAAGCAACCCTACAAACCCAAACGTTATCATGGGGAGCACAGAATGGGTGACTCCTCTGAAGAGAAGAGGGGCCGTGGTGGCGAGGAAGAGGGACTGGCTGAGGAGTCAAACACAGAGGAGGCCCATCTCTGGGACAAAGGGAACCACCATCAGAAACATCGTGAAGAGTCTGAGCAGCAGCGTGAGGAGAAGAGTGGTTCTCATGGGAGGCACAGGGCTgaagaggtggaggagaagaGGCATACAGACCAGGGAagggaggagtacagagaaagGTGGCAGCAGAGTGAAGAGAGcagtgaagaagaaaacaagaggcaTCACCACAGCGAGGAAAGTAGCGAGAAATGGCACGACGAGAGGAGACACCGTTCTGAGGGAAGGATGTATCCTGGAGATGAAAGTGAGGAAGAGCTGGTCAGGTATCTCGGTGGTGGCAGCAAGGAGAAGCAGCATCGTGCTGGAGGGAGATACCGCTTGTGGGACAGTGAAGGTGAAGGGTCGCAGAAGGCGTACGCTCAAGAGCGCAAAGGGCAGGCCAGAAGGCACTACAGCGCTGAGGACAGTGTAGAGCAGCAGCGCTACCCTGgcagcagcgaggaggaggagaaggaggaagtaGAACAGAAGCATCAGAGCAGTGATCAGATGGAAAATGAAGAGGAGAATATGGAGGAGGGAAGATATGCAGAGAGGGAAGAGTACAGAAGCCGTCTCCCTGCAGAGAATGAGAAGAGAACCACGGCATCCTACAGCTCTTTCTACCCACTGCTGTGGTGGAAAAGCCGTCACtttgagaaaagggaaagcaCGGGACAGCAGCGTCTGGAGGGCAAAGGGGAAGGCAGGCCCACCCTGAATGAGAAGAGTCTTTTCCCTGAGTATAATGACTACGACTTGTGGGAGAAAAAGCAAATCCTAAGTGCTCTGAACCACGGACGCGCCGAGAAGAGGAATCTTGGCAAAATGAACAGATACGATATGAAAAGGCAATACAACAAGATGGATCAACTTGCAGAACTTCTGAATTACAGGAAGAAATCGTCTGAATTCCCAGAGTTGTACAATTCGGGAGAAGACTTAAAAAACCATCACATAATCAGGAACAACAGAAGGAGTCTGAACCAGAGGCCGCTGACAGGAGAGGAG gaaaaagagCTGGAAAACCTGGCTGCTATGGATTTGGAGCTGCAGAAAATAGCTGAGAAGTTTAATGACAACAGGAGAGGCTGA
- the CHGB gene encoding secretogranin-1 isoform X9, with translation MKAVPEGWITAAPPVGVSTLPVEKDHIEEMITRCIVEVLSNALSKPNAPPINPECKEILKKSGRNDRERNENKQLEVRHLKESEEIEKHHTGSVEKEQSQAEEESKKYMKGSDEEKLAHEEDKSREEEDGHQTPIQEERLHTEEKKHDQEIRREEEKSYHSEEESKESKRHDEEVERAVPNKKSPSGGTSTEEFPDGDDQHPTGHWHSEGGMQSPYKRIHEGEEGEAEEERSEKYHHESKERDFSHQQEHEEYDESEETEEKKQPYKPKRYHGEHRMGDSSEEKRGRGGEEEGLAEESNTEEAHLWDKGNHHQKHREESEQQREEKSGSHGRHRAEEVEEKRHTDQGREEYRERWQQSEESSEEENKRHHHSEESSEKWHDERRHRSEGRMYPGDESEEELVRYLGGGSKEKQHRAGGRYRLWDSEGEGSQKAYAQERKGQARRHYSAEDSVEQQRYPGSSEEEEKEEVEQKHQSSDQMENEEENMEEGRYAEREEYRSRLPAENEKRTTASYSSFYPLLWWKSRHFEKRESTGQQRLEGKGEGRPTLNEKSLFPEYNDYDLWEKKQILSALNHGRAEKRNLGKMNRYDMKRQYNKMDQLAELLNYRKKSSEFPELYNSGEDLKNHHIIRNNRRSLNQRPLTGEEEKELENLAAMDLELQKIAEKFNDNRRG, from the exons ATGAAAGCTGTTCCAGAGGGATGGATTACCGCAGCTCCTCCCGTAG gtGTCAGCACACTTCCAGTGGAAAAAGACCATATTGAAGAAATG aTAACACGGTGCATAGTGGAAGTTCTGTCCAATGCACTATCTAAGCCAAATGCACCACCAATTAATCCTGAATGCAAAGAAATCCTGAAGAAGA GTGGTAGAAATGACAGAGAGAGAAACGAAAACAAACAACTTGAAGTGAGGCATTTGAAAGAGTCAGAAGAGATTGAAAAACATCATACTGGTAGCGTGGAGAAAGAACAGAGTCAGGCAGAAGAGGAATCTAAAAAGTACATGAAAGGAAGCGATGAGGAGAAACTTGCTCACgaggaagataagagcagggaagaggaggatGGACACCAAACACCTATTCAAGAAGAGAGACttcatacagaagaaaagaaacacgATCAGGAAatcagaagagaggaggagaagagctaccacagtgaagaagaaagcaaagagagcAAGCGTCATGACGAAGAGGTAGAGCGTGCTGTTCCCAACAAGAAGTCCCCGTCTGGAGGCACGAGCACAGAGGAGTTCCCTGATGGGGATGATCAGCACCCCACGGGCCACTGGCATTCAGAGGGGGGAATGCAGAGCCCTTACAAAAGAATTCATGAAGGTGaagagggagaggcagaggaagagagaagtgaaaaATACCACCATGAGTCTAAGGAACGTGATTTCTCCCATCAGCAAGAGCATGAAGAATATGATGAGAGTGAAGAAACAGAGGAGAAGAAGCAACCCTACAAACCCAAACGTTATCATGGGGAGCACAGAATGGGTGACTCCTCTGAAGAGAAGAGGGGCCGTGGTGGCGAGGAAGAGGGACTGGCTGAGGAGTCAAACACAGAGGAGGCCCATCTCTGGGACAAAGGGAACCACCATCAGAAACATCGTGAAGAGTCTGAGCAGCAGCGTGAGGAGAAGAGTGGTTCTCATGGGAGGCACAGGGCTgaagaggtggaggagaagaGGCATACAGACCAGGGAagggaggagtacagagaaagGTGGCAGCAGAGTGAAGAGAGcagtgaagaagaaaacaagaggcaTCACCACAGCGAGGAAAGTAGCGAGAAATGGCACGACGAGAGGAGACACCGTTCTGAGGGAAGGATGTATCCTGGAGATGAAAGTGAGGAAGAGCTGGTCAGGTATCTCGGTGGTGGCAGCAAGGAGAAGCAGCATCGTGCTGGAGGGAGATACCGCTTGTGGGACAGTGAAGGTGAAGGGTCGCAGAAGGCGTACGCTCAAGAGCGCAAAGGGCAGGCCAGAAGGCACTACAGCGCTGAGGACAGTGTAGAGCAGCAGCGCTACCCTGgcagcagcgaggaggaggagaaggaggaagtaGAACAGAAGCATCAGAGCAGTGATCAGATGGAAAATGAAGAGGAGAATATGGAGGAGGGAAGATATGCAGAGAGGGAAGAGTACAGAAGCCGTCTCCCTGCAGAGAATGAGAAGAGAACCACGGCATCCTACAGCTCTTTCTACCCACTGCTGTGGTGGAAAAGCCGTCACtttgagaaaagggaaagcaCGGGACAGCAGCGTCTGGAGGGCAAAGGGGAAGGCAGGCCCACCCTGAATGAGAAGAGTCTTTTCCCTGAGTATAATGACTACGACTTGTGGGAGAAAAAGCAAATCCTAAGTGCTCTGAACCACGGACGCGCCGAGAAGAGGAATCTTGGCAAAATGAACAGATACGATATGAAAAGGCAATACAACAAGATGGATCAACTTGCAGAACTTCTGAATTACAGGAAGAAATCGTCTGAATTCCCAGAGTTGTACAATTCGGGAGAAGACTTAAAAAACCATCACATAATCAGGAACAACAGAAGGAGTCTGAACCAGAGGCCGCTGACAGGAGAGGAG gaaaaagagCTGGAAAACCTGGCTGCTATGGATTTGGAGCTGCAGAAAATAGCTGAGAAGTTTAATGACAACAGGAGAGGCTGA
- the CHGB gene encoding secretogranin-1 isoform X4, translated as MVSYWGGAGGAPRAPCRSQKVLGVQTGLACFLFFYHQTGVSTLPVEKDHIEEMITRCIVEVLSNALSKPNAPPINPECKEILKKSGRNDRERNENKQLEVRHLKESEEIEKHHTGSVEKEQSQAEEESKKYMKGSDEEKLAHEEDKSREEEDGHQTPIQEERLHTEEKKHDQEIRREEEKSYHSEEESKESKRHDEEVERAVPNKKSPSGGTSTEEFPDGDDQHPTGHWHSEGGMQSPYKRIHEGEEGEAEEERSEKYHHESKERDFSHQQEHEEYDESEETEEKKQPYKPKRYHGEHRMGDSSEEKRGRGGEEEGLAEESNTEEAHLWDKGNHHQKHREESEQQREEKSGSHGRHRAEEVEEKRHTDQGREEYRERWQQSEESSEEENKRHHHSEESSEKWHDERRHRSEGRMYPGDESEEELVRYLGGGSKEKQHRAGGRYRLWDSEGEGSQKAYAQERKGQARRHYSAEDSVEQQRYPGSSEEEEKEEVEQKHQSSDQMENEEENMEEGRYAEREEYRSRLPAENEKRTTASYSSFYPLLWWKSRHFEKRESTGQQRLEGKGEGRPTLNEKSLFPEYNDYDLWEKKQILSALNHGRAEKRNLGKMNRYDMKRQYNKMDQLAELLNYRKKSSEFPELYNSGEDLKNHHIIRNNRRSLNQRPLTGEEEKELENLAAMDLELQKIAEKFNDNRRG; from the exons ATGGTCTCCTATTGGGGAGGTGCTGGTGGGGCACCCAGAGCCCCTTGCAGAAGCCAAAAGGTTCTTGGGGTGCAAACAGGCCTTGcttgtttcctgtttttttaCCACCAAACAG gtGTCAGCACACTTCCAGTGGAAAAAGACCATATTGAAGAAATG aTAACACGGTGCATAGTGGAAGTTCTGTCCAATGCACTATCTAAGCCAAATGCACCACCAATTAATCCTGAATGCAAAGAAATCCTGAAGAAGA GTGGTAGAAATGACAGAGAGAGAAACGAAAACAAACAACTTGAAGTGAGGCATTTGAAAGAGTCAGAAGAGATTGAAAAACATCATACTGGTAGCGTGGAGAAAGAACAGAGTCAGGCAGAAGAGGAATCTAAAAAGTACATGAAAGGAAGCGATGAGGAGAAACTTGCTCACgaggaagataagagcagggaagaggaggatGGACACCAAACACCTATTCAAGAAGAGAGACttcatacagaagaaaagaaacacgATCAGGAAatcagaagagaggaggagaagagctaccacagtgaagaagaaagcaaagagagcAAGCGTCATGACGAAGAGGTAGAGCGTGCTGTTCCCAACAAGAAGTCCCCGTCTGGAGGCACGAGCACAGAGGAGTTCCCTGATGGGGATGATCAGCACCCCACGGGCCACTGGCATTCAGAGGGGGGAATGCAGAGCCCTTACAAAAGAATTCATGAAGGTGaagagggagaggcagaggaagagagaagtgaaaaATACCACCATGAGTCTAAGGAACGTGATTTCTCCCATCAGCAAGAGCATGAAGAATATGATGAGAGTGAAGAAACAGAGGAGAAGAAGCAACCCTACAAACCCAAACGTTATCATGGGGAGCACAGAATGGGTGACTCCTCTGAAGAGAAGAGGGGCCGTGGTGGCGAGGAAGAGGGACTGGCTGAGGAGTCAAACACAGAGGAGGCCCATCTCTGGGACAAAGGGAACCACCATCAGAAACATCGTGAAGAGTCTGAGCAGCAGCGTGAGGAGAAGAGTGGTTCTCATGGGAGGCACAGGGCTgaagaggtggaggagaagaGGCATACAGACCAGGGAagggaggagtacagagaaagGTGGCAGCAGAGTGAAGAGAGcagtgaagaagaaaacaagaggcaTCACCACAGCGAGGAAAGTAGCGAGAAATGGCACGACGAGAGGAGACACCGTTCTGAGGGAAGGATGTATCCTGGAGATGAAAGTGAGGAAGAGCTGGTCAGGTATCTCGGTGGTGGCAGCAAGGAGAAGCAGCATCGTGCTGGAGGGAGATACCGCTTGTGGGACAGTGAAGGTGAAGGGTCGCAGAAGGCGTACGCTCAAGAGCGCAAAGGGCAGGCCAGAAGGCACTACAGCGCTGAGGACAGTGTAGAGCAGCAGCGCTACCCTGgcagcagcgaggaggaggagaaggaggaagtaGAACAGAAGCATCAGAGCAGTGATCAGATGGAAAATGAAGAGGAGAATATGGAGGAGGGAAGATATGCAGAGAGGGAAGAGTACAGAAGCCGTCTCCCTGCAGAGAATGAGAAGAGAACCACGGCATCCTACAGCTCTTTCTACCCACTGCTGTGGTGGAAAAGCCGTCACtttgagaaaagggaaagcaCGGGACAGCAGCGTCTGGAGGGCAAAGGGGAAGGCAGGCCCACCCTGAATGAGAAGAGTCTTTTCCCTGAGTATAATGACTACGACTTGTGGGAGAAAAAGCAAATCCTAAGTGCTCTGAACCACGGACGCGCCGAGAAGAGGAATCTTGGCAAAATGAACAGATACGATATGAAAAGGCAATACAACAAGATGGATCAACTTGCAGAACTTCTGAATTACAGGAAGAAATCGTCTGAATTCCCAGAGTTGTACAATTCGGGAGAAGACTTAAAAAACCATCACATAATCAGGAACAACAGAAGGAGTCTGAACCAGAGGCCGCTGACAGGAGAGGAG gaaaaagagCTGGAAAACCTGGCTGCTATGGATTTGGAGCTGCAGAAAATAGCTGAGAAGTTTAATGACAACAGGAGAGGCTGA
- the CHGB gene encoding secretogranin-1 isoform X10 — MDYRSSSRVSTLPVEKDHIEEMITRCIVEVLSNALSKPNAPPINPECKEILKKSGRNDRERNENKQLEVRHLKESEEIEKHHTGSVEKEQSQAEEESKKYMKGSDEEKLAHEEDKSREEEDGHQTPIQEERLHTEEKKHDQEIRREEEKSYHSEEESKESKRHDEEVERAVPNKKSPSGGTSTEEFPDGDDQHPTGHWHSEGGMQSPYKRIHEGEEGEAEEERSEKYHHESKERDFSHQQEHEEYDESEETEEKKQPYKPKRYHGEHRMGDSSEEKRGRGGEEEGLAEESNTEEAHLWDKGNHHQKHREESEQQREEKSGSHGRHRAEEVEEKRHTDQGREEYRERWQQSEESSEEENKRHHHSEESSEKWHDERRHRSEGRMYPGDESEEELVRYLGGGSKEKQHRAGGRYRLWDSEGEGSQKAYAQERKGQARRHYSAEDSVEQQRYPGSSEEEEKEEVEQKHQSSDQMENEEENMEEGRYAEREEYRSRLPAENEKRTTASYSSFYPLLWWKSRHFEKRESTGQQRLEGKGEGRPTLNEKSLFPEYNDYDLWEKKQILSALNHGRAEKRNLGKMNRYDMKRQYNKMDQLAELLNYRKKSSEFPELYNSGEDLKNHHIIRNNRRSLNQRPLTGEEEKELENLAAMDLELQKIAEKFNDNRRG; from the exons ATGGATTACCGCAGCTCCTCCC gtGTCAGCACACTTCCAGTGGAAAAAGACCATATTGAAGAAATG aTAACACGGTGCATAGTGGAAGTTCTGTCCAATGCACTATCTAAGCCAAATGCACCACCAATTAATCCTGAATGCAAAGAAATCCTGAAGAAGA GTGGTAGAAATGACAGAGAGAGAAACGAAAACAAACAACTTGAAGTGAGGCATTTGAAAGAGTCAGAAGAGATTGAAAAACATCATACTGGTAGCGTGGAGAAAGAACAGAGTCAGGCAGAAGAGGAATCTAAAAAGTACATGAAAGGAAGCGATGAGGAGAAACTTGCTCACgaggaagataagagcagggaagaggaggatGGACACCAAACACCTATTCAAGAAGAGAGACttcatacagaagaaaagaaacacgATCAGGAAatcagaagagaggaggagaagagctaccacagtgaagaagaaagcaaagagagcAAGCGTCATGACGAAGAGGTAGAGCGTGCTGTTCCCAACAAGAAGTCCCCGTCTGGAGGCACGAGCACAGAGGAGTTCCCTGATGGGGATGATCAGCACCCCACGGGCCACTGGCATTCAGAGGGGGGAATGCAGAGCCCTTACAAAAGAATTCATGAAGGTGaagagggagaggcagaggaagagagaagtgaaaaATACCACCATGAGTCTAAGGAACGTGATTTCTCCCATCAGCAAGAGCATGAAGAATATGATGAGAGTGAAGAAACAGAGGAGAAGAAGCAACCCTACAAACCCAAACGTTATCATGGGGAGCACAGAATGGGTGACTCCTCTGAAGAGAAGAGGGGCCGTGGTGGCGAGGAAGAGGGACTGGCTGAGGAGTCAAACACAGAGGAGGCCCATCTCTGGGACAAAGGGAACCACCATCAGAAACATCGTGAAGAGTCTGAGCAGCAGCGTGAGGAGAAGAGTGGTTCTCATGGGAGGCACAGGGCTgaagaggtggaggagaagaGGCATACAGACCAGGGAagggaggagtacagagaaagGTGGCAGCAGAGTGAAGAGAGcagtgaagaagaaaacaagaggcaTCACCACAGCGAGGAAAGTAGCGAGAAATGGCACGACGAGAGGAGACACCGTTCTGAGGGAAGGATGTATCCTGGAGATGAAAGTGAGGAAGAGCTGGTCAGGTATCTCGGTGGTGGCAGCAAGGAGAAGCAGCATCGTGCTGGAGGGAGATACCGCTTGTGGGACAGTGAAGGTGAAGGGTCGCAGAAGGCGTACGCTCAAGAGCGCAAAGGGCAGGCCAGAAGGCACTACAGCGCTGAGGACAGTGTAGAGCAGCAGCGCTACCCTGgcagcagcgaggaggaggagaaggaggaagtaGAACAGAAGCATCAGAGCAGTGATCAGATGGAAAATGAAGAGGAGAATATGGAGGAGGGAAGATATGCAGAGAGGGAAGAGTACAGAAGCCGTCTCCCTGCAGAGAATGAGAAGAGAACCACGGCATCCTACAGCTCTTTCTACCCACTGCTGTGGTGGAAAAGCCGTCACtttgagaaaagggaaagcaCGGGACAGCAGCGTCTGGAGGGCAAAGGGGAAGGCAGGCCCACCCTGAATGAGAAGAGTCTTTTCCCTGAGTATAATGACTACGACTTGTGGGAGAAAAAGCAAATCCTAAGTGCTCTGAACCACGGACGCGCCGAGAAGAGGAATCTTGGCAAAATGAACAGATACGATATGAAAAGGCAATACAACAAGATGGATCAACTTGCAGAACTTCTGAATTACAGGAAGAAATCGTCTGAATTCCCAGAGTTGTACAATTCGGGAGAAGACTTAAAAAACCATCACATAATCAGGAACAACAGAAGGAGTCTGAACCAGAGGCCGCTGACAGGAGAGGAG gaaaaagagCTGGAAAACCTGGCTGCTATGGATTTGGAGCTGCAGAAAATAGCTGAGAAGTTTAATGACAACAGGAGAGGCTGA
- the CHGB gene encoding secretogranin-1 isoform X3 produces the protein MAQSGTMEGEETSPSHHLEESSLLDLPSVCDLAERFLPPHTSENSEELFRSVDSFPSPSTGVSTLPVEKDHIEEMITRCIVEVLSNALSKPNAPPINPECKEILKKSGRNDRERNENKQLEVRHLKESEEIEKHHTGSVEKEQSQAEEESKKYMKGSDEEKLAHEEDKSREEEDGHQTPIQEERLHTEEKKHDQEIRREEEKSYHSEEESKESKRHDEEVERAVPNKKSPSGGTSTEEFPDGDDQHPTGHWHSEGGMQSPYKRIHEGEEGEAEEERSEKYHHESKERDFSHQQEHEEYDESEETEEKKQPYKPKRYHGEHRMGDSSEEKRGRGGEEEGLAEESNTEEAHLWDKGNHHQKHREESEQQREEKSGSHGRHRAEEVEEKRHTDQGREEYRERWQQSEESSEEENKRHHHSEESSEKWHDERRHRSEGRMYPGDESEEELVRYLGGGSKEKQHRAGGRYRLWDSEGEGSQKAYAQERKGQARRHYSAEDSVEQQRYPGSSEEEEKEEVEQKHQSSDQMENEEENMEEGRYAEREEYRSRLPAENEKRTTASYSSFYPLLWWKSRHFEKRESTGQQRLEGKGEGRPTLNEKSLFPEYNDYDLWEKKQILSALNHGRAEKRNLGKMNRYDMKRQYNKMDQLAELLNYRKKSSEFPELYNSGEDLKNHHIIRNNRRSLNQRPLTGEEEKELENLAAMDLELQKIAEKFNDNRRG, from the exons gtGTCAGCACACTTCCAGTGGAAAAAGACCATATTGAAGAAATG aTAACACGGTGCATAGTGGAAGTTCTGTCCAATGCACTATCTAAGCCAAATGCACCACCAATTAATCCTGAATGCAAAGAAATCCTGAAGAAGA GTGGTAGAAATGACAGAGAGAGAAACGAAAACAAACAACTTGAAGTGAGGCATTTGAAAGAGTCAGAAGAGATTGAAAAACATCATACTGGTAGCGTGGAGAAAGAACAGAGTCAGGCAGAAGAGGAATCTAAAAAGTACATGAAAGGAAGCGATGAGGAGAAACTTGCTCACgaggaagataagagcagggaagaggaggatGGACACCAAACACCTATTCAAGAAGAGAGACttcatacagaagaaaagaaacacgATCAGGAAatcagaagagaggaggagaagagctaccacagtgaagaagaaagcaaagagagcAAGCGTCATGACGAAGAGGTAGAGCGTGCTGTTCCCAACAAGAAGTCCCCGTCTGGAGGCACGAGCACAGAGGAGTTCCCTGATGGGGATGATCAGCACCCCACGGGCCACTGGCATTCAGAGGGGGGAATGCAGAGCCCTTACAAAAGAATTCATGAAGGTGaagagggagaggcagaggaagagagaagtgaaaaATACCACCATGAGTCTAAGGAACGTGATTTCTCCCATCAGCAAGAGCATGAAGAATATGATGAGAGTGAAGAAACAGAGGAGAAGAAGCAACCCTACAAACCCAAACGTTATCATGGGGAGCACAGAATGGGTGACTCCTCTGAAGAGAAGAGGGGCCGTGGTGGCGAGGAAGAGGGACTGGCTGAGGAGTCAAACACAGAGGAGGCCCATCTCTGGGACAAAGGGAACCACCATCAGAAACATCGTGAAGAGTCTGAGCAGCAGCGTGAGGAGAAGAGTGGTTCTCATGGGAGGCACAGGGCTgaagaggtggaggagaagaGGCATACAGACCAGGGAagggaggagtacagagaaagGTGGCAGCAGAGTGAAGAGAGcagtgaagaagaaaacaagaggcaTCACCACAGCGAGGAAAGTAGCGAGAAATGGCACGACGAGAGGAGACACCGTTCTGAGGGAAGGATGTATCCTGGAGATGAAAGTGAGGAAGAGCTGGTCAGGTATCTCGGTGGTGGCAGCAAGGAGAAGCAGCATCGTGCTGGAGGGAGATACCGCTTGTGGGACAGTGAAGGTGAAGGGTCGCAGAAGGCGTACGCTCAAGAGCGCAAAGGGCAGGCCAGAAGGCACTACAGCGCTGAGGACAGTGTAGAGCAGCAGCGCTACCCTGgcagcagcgaggaggaggagaaggaggaagtaGAACAGAAGCATCAGAGCAGTGATCAGATGGAAAATGAAGAGGAGAATATGGAGGAGGGAAGATATGCAGAGAGGGAAGAGTACAGAAGCCGTCTCCCTGCAGAGAATGAGAAGAGAACCACGGCATCCTACAGCTCTTTCTACCCACTGCTGTGGTGGAAAAGCCGTCACtttgagaaaagggaaagcaCGGGACAGCAGCGTCTGGAGGGCAAAGGGGAAGGCAGGCCCACCCTGAATGAGAAGAGTCTTTTCCCTGAGTATAATGACTACGACTTGTGGGAGAAAAAGCAAATCCTAAGTGCTCTGAACCACGGACGCGCCGAGAAGAGGAATCTTGGCAAAATGAACAGATACGATATGAAAAGGCAATACAACAAGATGGATCAACTTGCAGAACTTCTGAATTACAGGAAGAAATCGTCTGAATTCCCAGAGTTGTACAATTCGGGAGAAGACTTAAAAAACCATCACATAATCAGGAACAACAGAAGGAGTCTGAACCAGAGGCCGCTGACAGGAGAGGAG gaaaaagagCTGGAAAACCTGGCTGCTATGGATTTGGAGCTGCAGAAAATAGCTGAGAAGTTTAATGACAACAGGAGAGGCTGA